From the genome of Ignavibacteriales bacterium, one region includes:
- a CDS encoding IclR family transcriptional regulator, giving the protein MPKAKNAKYSVPNLERALKILELLSKYSAGLTTAQICEKLKYPRNSVFRITSTLQNNEYLIRNEETKEFQLTLKLLNMGYAAIGDETLIEKALPIMRELRDKIGETVPLGILHGDEGIVIEEVPGAHSFRFVLEPGKKFNLHTAAPAKAILAFLPNSDLESKTSKINFEKFTDRTITNLKDYKVCLEKVRNCGYAIDYAEEIEGMHCISAPIFNRKGFPIAAIWITGPSRRISSTDFDKIGEEVKKHALSISKSFGYGLIKSVPK; this is encoded by the coding sequence ATGCCAAAAGCTAAAAATGCCAAGTATAGTGTCCCTAACCTTGAAAGAGCTCTTAAGATTTTAGAATTACTTTCGAAGTACTCCGCAGGATTGACAACAGCTCAAATTTGTGAAAAATTAAAATACCCTCGTAATAGTGTCTTCAGAATTACCTCAACACTACAAAACAATGAATATCTAATACGTAATGAAGAAACAAAGGAATTTCAACTCACACTTAAACTTTTAAATATGGGTTATGCGGCAATTGGTGATGAGACACTTATTGAAAAGGCCTTACCAATTATGAGAGAATTACGAGACAAAATTGGAGAAACTGTTCCGCTAGGTATTTTACATGGGGATGAAGGCATTGTGATAGAGGAGGTGCCTGGTGCGCATTCTTTTAGATTCGTATTAGAACCCGGGAAAAAATTTAATCTGCATACTGCAGCTCCGGCAAAGGCGATATTAGCTTTTCTTCCAAATTCCGATCTGGAATCAAAAACATCTAAAATTAATTTTGAAAAATTTACGGATCGAACTATTACAAATCTAAAAGATTACAAGGTTTGTTTAGAAAAAGTACGAAACTGTGGTTATGCAATTGATTATGCTGAAGAAATAGAAGGTATGCATTGTATATCGGCACCAATCTTTAACAGAAAAGGATTTCCGATTGCAGCCATATGGATTACCGGTCCTTCAAGAAGAATAAGTTCAACTGATTTTGATAAGATTGGCGAAGAAGTAAAAAAACATGCACTTAGTATATCGAAAAGTTTTGGATATGGGCTAATAAAATCCGTCCCAAAATAA
- the yiaK gene encoding 3-dehydro-L-gulonate 2-dehydrogenase, with the protein MEPKKQNSIEIIRIPFEQMMKEFERILRKYYFTEEKSKILARIFTESSLDGIYTHGVNRFYEFIIFVNQKCIFVHAEPEKINSIGAVEQFNGNLGPGPLNALKCTDRSMELAKEFGIGCVALSNTNHWMRGGTYGWRAAKAGFVFIGWTNTTGIMPAWGAVDSRLGNNPIVFGVPFNNEAIVIDMALSQFSYGKLEIAKMKGEPLGVPGGYNKDGILTMNADEILESKRPLPIGYWKGAGLSLLLDLLATVLSGGYSTHEISKHKYEHGISQVFITIDLSKLGVNSAITNTIDQIIDDYHNSTRDSESLAILYPGERVLKTRNENLLNGIPVNRIIWDKILTL; encoded by the coding sequence ATGGAACCTAAAAAACAAAATTCTATTGAAATAATAAGAATTCCTTTTGAGCAAATGATGAAGGAATTCGAACGCATCCTTCGTAAATATTATTTCACAGAAGAGAAATCAAAAATTTTAGCAAGAATTTTTACAGAGAGTAGTTTAGATGGAATTTATACTCATGGGGTAAACAGATTTTACGAGTTTATAATATTCGTTAATCAAAAATGTATTTTCGTTCATGCAGAGCCTGAAAAAATAAATAGCATTGGCGCTGTGGAGCAGTTTAATGGAAATCTAGGTCCCGGTCCTCTTAATGCATTGAAATGCACAGACCGATCGATGGAACTCGCAAAGGAATTTGGAATCGGTTGCGTTGCTTTATCTAACACAAATCATTGGATGCGTGGCGGCACTTACGGATGGCGAGCGGCCAAGGCAGGATTTGTTTTTATCGGTTGGACAAATACAACTGGTATTATGCCCGCCTGGGGTGCTGTCGATTCCCGATTAGGAAACAATCCTATTGTCTTTGGTGTACCGTTCAACAATGAAGCTATTGTTATCGATATGGCTTTATCGCAATTCTCTTATGGTAAATTAGAAATTGCAAAAATGAAAGGAGAACCTCTCGGTGTACCAGGCGGTTATAACAAAGATGGAATACTCACAATGAATGCCGATGAAATTCTTGAATCAAAACGCCCGCTGCCGATCGGATATTGGAAAGGCGCAGGATTATCATTACTGCTAGATTTACTGGCAACAGTTTTATCGGGAGGATATTCAACTCATGAAATTAGCAAACACAAATATGAACATGGCATCTCTCAGGTCTTTATTACAATAGATCTCTCAAAGCTTGGTGTCAATTCGGCTATTACAAATACTATCGATCAAATAATAGATGATTACCACAACTCCACCCGCGATTCTGAATCATTAGCAATTCTCTATCCCGGAGAGCGCGTGCTTAAAACTCGTAATGAAAATTTATTGAATGGTATTCCAGTCAATAGAATTATCTGGGATAAGATTCTGACGCTCTAA
- a CDS encoding CusA/CzcA family heavy metal efflux RND transporter: MLEKIISLTLNQKGMVIFLSLLIVAFGLYSYLTLPIDAFPDVTNIQVEVVSHADGLSAIEIERNVTYPIEMAMRGLPDVEQMRSVTKFGLSIVTIVFKDDVDIYFARQLVFERLGEAKESVPKGVEVSMGPIATAMGEIYQYTLEGKMPSDSLAKISYLTNLRTIQEWIVTPQLKSVAGVNEINSFGGYFKEYQVIVSPEKLLKYSITADDVYRAIENNNQNVGGNILERNSDQYIVRGVGLIKTINDIENIVLKSHEGTPTYIKDVAQVKIGEAVRMGAAMINGKNEAVGGIAMMLRGENSREVVKRVEEKVREINENNILPDGIKIIPYYDRSEIINASVNTMNKALIEGAILVLIVLYFFLRSFRGSFVVLLALPLSLLSTFIVMKLVGLSANLMSLGGLAISIGMIIDATIIQVENVQRHLGEGENDHPKLLTVLKAVLEVRKPSIFGELIIAITFIPILSLQGIEGKMFGPLAKTVAIALLSSMFLSIFVIPVLCSVFLKSQPEKESVIMKYATKIYLPLLEYVMKKKIELLSIAGFFLIAALFLFTKLGTEFIPIMDEGAFDMDVALLPGVSLSKAMEVNQLAAQKMKEFDELDVVVSKTGQTGIAMDTRGADKTGYTGILKPKSDWKRNISKEELTNEMRASLEEIPGIGFGFSQPIQCRIDELIAGTKAQLILKLFGDDIDLLKNKSDEIAKILSSVKGGTDLMTEKVSGQPYLTVNIDRNKIARYGLNISDVQNVIEIAVAGKSASKFYEENRNFDITVRLPEEKRNSIEAIENILVPAKSGMNIPLAQLADISMIEGPVQISRQDGIRRIGIEMNVSGRDIGGFVAEAKQKIKENVQLPAGYYLTWGGQFENQQRAMNKLMIIGPIAIGLILLLLFITFRSVRLSVLVISNLPFALIGGVFSLYISGLYLSVPASVGFIVLFGVAVLNGVVLVSRISQLRDEGIELREAIRIGSLNRLRPVLMTASIAIFSLMPMLFASGTGSEIQKPLATVVIGGLITSTFLTMLIIPSIYSWFEKRKVEAEV; this comes from the coding sequence ATGTTAGAAAAAATAATTTCATTAACACTGAATCAAAAAGGTATGGTAATATTTCTTTCGCTGCTGATCGTTGCTTTCGGATTGTATTCATATTTGACATTGCCGATTGATGCTTTCCCGGATGTAACAAATATACAAGTGGAAGTAGTTAGTCATGCGGATGGACTTTCCGCAATTGAGATTGAGCGGAATGTAACTTACCCAATTGAGATGGCAATGCGCGGTTTGCCGGATGTAGAACAAATGCGTTCGGTTACAAAGTTCGGGCTTTCAATAGTAACAATAGTATTTAAAGATGATGTTGATATTTATTTTGCACGTCAACTTGTATTTGAGCGGTTGGGCGAGGCAAAGGAAAGTGTTCCTAAAGGTGTTGAAGTTTCTATGGGACCAATCGCAACCGCGATGGGAGAGATATATCAATATACTCTTGAAGGGAAGATGCCGAGCGATTCGCTGGCAAAGATTTCCTACTTAACAAACTTGAGAACAATTCAAGAGTGGATTGTAACACCTCAACTAAAAAGTGTTGCCGGAGTAAATGAAATAAATTCTTTCGGCGGTTACTTTAAAGAGTATCAAGTGATTGTATCGCCGGAAAAACTTTTGAAGTATTCCATAACAGCAGATGATGTTTATAGAGCAATTGAGAACAACAATCAAAATGTTGGTGGAAACATTCTTGAAAGAAATTCCGATCAATACATAGTTCGCGGAGTTGGTTTGATTAAAACCATCAACGATATAGAAAATATTGTGCTGAAATCACACGAAGGAACACCGACTTATATAAAAGATGTTGCCCAGGTAAAGATTGGTGAAGCTGTGAGAATGGGAGCCGCAATGATAAACGGCAAAAATGAAGCCGTTGGCGGAATTGCAATGATGCTGCGTGGCGAAAATAGCCGTGAGGTTGTCAAACGTGTGGAAGAAAAAGTTAGAGAAATAAATGAGAATAATATCCTTCCGGATGGTATTAAAATAATCCCTTATTACGATAGAAGCGAAATTATAAACGCAAGTGTCAATACAATGAATAAAGCTTTGATTGAAGGTGCAATACTTGTTCTAATAGTATTGTATTTTTTCTTGAGAAGTTTCAGAGGCAGTTTTGTTGTGCTTCTTGCTTTACCTCTTTCGTTACTATCTACATTTATTGTGATGAAACTTGTAGGACTTAGTGCGAATTTAATGTCGCTCGGCGGACTTGCGATTTCAATTGGGATGATAATAGACGCTACAATTATTCAAGTAGAAAATGTACAGAGGCATTTAGGCGAAGGAGAAAATGATCATCCTAAGTTATTAACGGTTCTTAAAGCAGTTCTTGAAGTTAGAAAACCAAGTATCTTCGGTGAATTAATCATTGCAATAACATTTATACCGATTCTTTCGCTGCAAGGAATTGAAGGGAAGATGTTTGGTCCGCTTGCCAAGACTGTTGCCATCGCGCTTCTTTCGTCAATGTTTCTTTCAATTTTTGTTATTCCGGTTCTTTGTTCGGTGTTCTTGAAGTCACAGCCGGAAAAAGAAAGTGTAATTATGAAGTATGCAACGAAAATTTATTTACCGCTTTTAGAATATGTGATGAAGAAGAAAATAGAATTGTTGAGTATAGCCGGATTTTTCTTGATTGCTGCTTTGTTTCTTTTCACAAAATTGGGGACTGAATTTATACCGATTATGGATGAAGGCGCGTTCGATATGGATGTTGCCTTGCTTCCAGGAGTTTCACTTTCAAAGGCTATGGAAGTAAATCAACTTGCCGCGCAAAAGATGAAAGAGTTTGACGAACTCGATGTAGTTGTATCAAAAACCGGTCAAACCGGTATTGCAATGGATACAAGAGGAGCGGATAAAACCGGTTACACAGGAATATTAAAACCAAAAAGTGATTGGAAGCGAAATATTTCAAAAGAAGAATTGACTAATGAAATGCGTGCTTCGCTGGAAGAGATACCGGGAATTGGATTTGGATTTAGCCAGCCGATACAATGCAGAATTGATGAACTTATTGCCGGAACAAAAGCGCAATTGATTCTAAAACTTTTTGGTGATGATATAGACTTGCTAAAAAACAAATCGGATGAAATTGCAAAAATTCTTTCTTCCGTTAAAGGTGGAACTGATTTGATGACAGAAAAGGTTTCCGGGCAACCATACTTAACTGTGAACATAGATAGAAATAAAATTGCGCGGTATGGGTTAAACATAAGCGATGTTCAGAATGTAATTGAAATAGCTGTTGCCGGAAAATCTGCTTCTAAATTTTATGAAGAGAATAGGAATTTTGATATAACTGTTCGTCTGCCTGAAGAAAAAAGAAACTCTATTGAAGCGATTGAGAATATATTAGTCCCGGCAAAATCGGGAATGAATATTCCGCTAGCACAATTAGCAGATATATCTATGATCGAAGGACCCGTTCAGATTAGCCGTCAAGATGGAATTAGAAGAATAGGCATTGAAATGAATGTTAGCGGGAGAGACATAGGCGGTTTTGTTGCTGAGGCAAAACAGAAAATAAAAGAGAACGTACAACTCCCGGCGGGTTATTATTTAACATGGGGCGGACAATTTGAGAATCAGCAAAGAGCAATGAATAAACTAATGATCATTGGACCAATTGCAATAGGTTTAATACTGCTACTCTTATTCATTACGTTCAGATCTGTCCGCTTGTCTGTGTTAGTAATATCCAATCTTCCATTTGCATTAATTGGCGGAGTCTTTTCGCTCTACATCTCCGGATTATATTTATCTGTTCCGGCTTCGGTTGGATTTATAGTTTTGTTCGGTGTTGCCGTATTAAATGGAGTTGTTTTAGTCTCGAGAATTTCTCAACTGAGAGATGAAGGAATTGAATTACGCGAGGCAATCAGAATAGGAAGTCTTAACAGATTACGCCCGGTTTTAATGACTGCCTCAATAGCAATTTTTAGTTTGATGCCTATGTTGTTTGCCAGCGGAACCGGATCGGAAATCCAGAAACCGCTTGCAACCGTGGTTATCGGCGGCTTGATCACTTCAACCTTTCTAACAATGTTAATCATTCCATCAATTTATAGTTGGTTCGAAAAGAGAAAAGTTGAAGCGGAAGTGTAA
- a CDS encoding efflux RND transporter periplasmic adaptor subunit, translating into MKTNIKLFIAVNVLVFVLWGCGAKEETKKEESHNEQNEVVKLSAESIKQIKLETETVSLQTFTGYLTIPAKVITVQDNEAQIGSLVQGRVHDVLVKIGDYVKAGQILMYVEGLEIGVVKSGYLKAKANYDFTKADLDRHKLLMEQNIGSKQSYYEAEAEYKKAKAEFQAEDKKIHSIGLSDEDVTEANLSEEHTSGTLPIKSSINGIVVERNVVMGQYVDATTNAFKVINTSTVWVDGQIYEMDLTKINQKTNALFTSATYQNEKFNGRIIYIGQTVDEQSRTITVRGEFDNANNKLKPQMFGELKIPVSANAKAIMIPEEAVIKEAGQEFVFVQTSDTTTPSGGQAFGQRKVITGTSVGSRIEIKEGLKEGEKVVSKGVFYLKSELKKDELAGD; encoded by the coding sequence ATGAAAACAAATATCAAATTGTTTATTGCCGTAAATGTTTTAGTCTTTGTCCTTTGGGGATGCGGCGCTAAAGAAGAAACTAAAAAAGAAGAAAGTCATAATGAGCAGAACGAAGTTGTTAAACTTTCAGCCGAATCGATTAAACAAATAAAATTGGAAACCGAAACGGTTTCACTTCAGACGTTCACCGGATATCTGACAATTCCGGCAAAAGTAATTACAGTCCAGGATAACGAAGCGCAGATTGGTTCGCTTGTCCAGGGAAGAGTGCATGATGTTTTAGTAAAAATAGGCGACTATGTAAAAGCCGGACAAATATTAATGTATGTGGAGGGGTTAGAGATAGGAGTTGTGAAATCCGGTTATCTTAAAGCAAAAGCTAATTATGATTTTACAAAAGCTGATCTTGATCGTCATAAATTACTTATGGAACAAAATATAGGATCCAAACAATCTTATTATGAAGCTGAGGCGGAATACAAAAAAGCCAAAGCTGAGTTTCAAGCAGAGGATAAAAAAATACATTCAATTGGATTGAGCGATGAAGATGTAACCGAAGCGAATCTGAGTGAAGAACATACATCCGGCACACTGCCGATTAAATCGTCAATCAATGGTATCGTGGTTGAAAGAAATGTTGTTATGGGGCAGTATGTTGACGCAACAACAAATGCCTTCAAAGTAATTAATACAAGTACGGTTTGGGTTGACGGACAGATTTATGAAATGGATTTAACAAAGATAAATCAGAAAACAAATGCATTATTTACATCGGCAACTTATCAGAACGAAAAATTTAACGGAAGAATTATATATATCGGTCAAACTGTGGATGAACAGTCCAGAACAATTACTGTGCGCGGTGAGTTTGATAATGCGAATAACAAATTGAAACCGCAGATGTTTGGTGAATTAAAAATTCCGGTGAGTGCAAATGCAAAAGCAATTATGATTCCTGAAGAAGCAGTTATTAAAGAAGCCGGGCAAGAATTTGTTTTTGTTCAAACAAGCGATACAACCACACCTAGCGGCGGGCAAGCATTCGGACAAAGAAAAGTAATTACCGGAACATCCGTTGGCAGCCGGATTGAAATCAAGGAAGGATTGAAAGAAGGAGAAAAAGTTGTGTCCAAAGGTGTGTTCTATCTAAAGAGCGAATTGAAAAAAGATGAATTGGCGGGAGACTAA
- a CDS encoding TolC family protein: MFSNAKSLLAGNKIFILVAVVLLPVCLYGQAEIKKLSLNEAIEIGLKNNPEIKSAIENISASKGRFWSGISLPQPEVGVSYEYAPVKSSLSNSSERTIEVQQSFEFPSNYFLKGSKFSKEKEIAVYKLNLVERSVINRVKTAYYKILAKQYQVKSAEDNLAISEDFFKKAEIRQNVGEGTNLERLTAKVQYAEARNNLEVVKNDFTTAFAELNYAVGFGKQSYDSIFSLTDSLVFTDHKINSEQIYKSFEETNPQIKIAELNYGIASVEKGLAWSSLLPNFNLAYFKQTRDGNNGFYGASFGISVPLWFMFDQRGKIQEAVANQSISESELQLTKNEIALKLKSIFMDHENNLMQVKLYVYEILPQAEEIYRTAIKSYDAGELTYLEYLQAKQTLLSSRNNYINALFNYYQSVFRIEEIVGQNIIEKSELEK, translated from the coding sequence ATGTTTAGTAATGCGAAATCCCTCTTAGCGGGAAATAAAATTTTTATTTTGGTCGCTGTCGTGCTTCTGCCAGTTTGCCTTTACGGGCAAGCTGAAATTAAAAAACTCAGTTTGAATGAAGCCATTGAAATAGGATTGAAAAATAATCCGGAAATAAAAAGCGCTATAGAAAATATTTCAGCTTCTAAAGGAAGATTTTGGAGTGGAATATCATTGCCGCAGCCGGAAGTTGGTGTTAGTTATGAATACGCACCGGTAAAAAGCAGTTTAAGTAATTCTAGTGAACGAACTATTGAAGTTCAGCAATCCTTTGAGTTTCCCTCAAATTATTTTTTGAAAGGAAGCAAATTCAGCAAAGAAAAAGAGATTGCAGTTTACAAATTAAATTTGGTTGAACGGAGCGTAATTAACCGGGTAAAGACAGCTTACTACAAAATATTGGCGAAACAATACCAGGTGAAATCTGCAGAGGATAATCTTGCAATCTCGGAAGATTTTTTTAAGAAGGCGGAGATTAGGCAAAATGTTGGCGAAGGAACTAATCTTGAAAGATTGACCGCAAAGGTTCAATACGCCGAGGCGAGAAACAATCTGGAAGTTGTAAAAAATGATTTTACAACTGCATTTGCCGAACTTAATTACGCAGTTGGATTTGGAAAACAAAGTTATGATTCGATTTTTAGTCTAACAGACTCACTGGTTTTCACTGATCATAAAATAAATTCAGAACAGATTTATAAATCATTTGAAGAAACAAATCCGCAGATAAAAATTGCGGAATTAAATTATGGTATAGCATCTGTAGAAAAGGGACTTGCTTGGTCATCACTTCTTCCGAATTTCAATCTTGCATATTTCAAACAAACTCGAGACGGCAATAACGGTTTTTACGGCGCATCTTTTGGAATATCAGTCCCGCTCTGGTTCATGTTCGATCAAAGAGGAAAAATTCAAGAAGCGGTCGCTAATCAATCCATCTCCGAATCCGAACTGCAATTGACAAAAAACGAGATCGCTCTAAAATTAAAAAGCATTTTCATGGATCACGAAAATAATCTGATGCAAGTAAAACTATATGTATATGAAATTCTTCCGCAAGCTGAGGAAATTTATAGAACAGCAATAAAAAGTTATGATGCGGGGGAACTGACTTACCTTGAATATCTGCAAGCGAAACAAACGTTATTAAGCTCGCGGAATAATTATATAAATGCTTTGTTCAATTATTATCAATCGGTATTCCGGATTGAAGAAATAGTCGGGCAAAATATTATTGAAAAATCTGAATTGGAGAAATAA
- a CDS encoding T9SS type A sorting domain-containing protein: protein MIKKIVLNCSTALLLTSLIYAQDITPPYTPQNFQSISYELHIDLIWRPNTETDLAGYKIYNWDGATFQLLSNVKKYRSFYWEWIGATSIAGKYKISAYDLSGNESPMSSEVTTLTHQMTDTEFLDMTQRATFRYFWDWGDPNSGIARERWQPNEIDVTNTIGGGGFGVMAIIVGIERGFITRDQGVERLKKIVNFLANNIEKFHGAFPHWFNGTTGKVVKFGNYQDGGDIVETSFMIQGLLAARQYFNLQNGNEDEIRNLIKQIWEGINWDFYRNGSTGLYWNWSPTYQFNIPEGGSFRFHGWSETMITYFLAVASPTHPILKDFYKSGWGTDGGIKYTGQPKYGYLLQVGTNYGGPLFWTHYSYLGFDPRGRRDLYANYFVNNFNQTMINRSYCIENPGHFAGYNENCWGLTASNSIPGVGYLAHEPGSNDNGTIAPTAAISSMPYFLYEKENLALNAIKHFYRVYGNTLWGDFGFKDAFNVSKLWFDTDYLAIDQGPIICMIENYRSQLLWKLFMADEDVKAVISKNDPFFPSVDPSDVGDKKKIPTEFKLEGNFPNPFNPTTIIRYQLSSLSYIQLKVYDTLGREVATLVNEEQLAGEHNITFDTAKISRVNQLTSGIYFYRIRAGKYSATGKMVLQK from the coding sequence ATGATTAAAAAAATAGTTTTGAATTGCTCAACAGCATTACTGCTAACAAGTCTTATTTATGCACAAGATATTACGCCTCCATACACTCCACAAAACTTTCAATCAATTTCATATGAATTGCACATTGATCTGATTTGGCGGCCTAATACAGAGACTGATCTTGCCGGATATAAAATATACAATTGGGATGGTGCCACATTTCAGTTGCTCTCTAACGTAAAAAAATATCGGTCATTTTATTGGGAATGGATCGGAGCTACATCTATTGCCGGAAAATATAAAATAAGTGCATACGATCTATCCGGTAATGAATCACCTATGAGTTCTGAAGTTACGACTCTCACTCATCAAATGACCGATACTGAATTTCTTGATATGACTCAACGTGCAACATTTAGATACTTCTGGGATTGGGGTGATCCGAATTCAGGAATAGCGCGTGAGAGATGGCAACCAAATGAAATAGATGTGACAAACACAATCGGCGGCGGCGGGTTTGGAGTCATGGCAATTATAGTCGGTATCGAACGAGGATTCATCACTCGAGATCAAGGTGTTGAAAGGTTGAAAAAGATTGTGAATTTCCTTGCCAATAACATTGAAAAATTTCACGGTGCTTTCCCTCATTGGTTCAACGGAACCACCGGAAAAGTTGTAAAGTTTGGGAATTATCAAGATGGTGGGGATATTGTTGAGACTTCATTCATGATCCAAGGTCTGCTTGCTGCAAGGCAATACTTCAACTTGCAAAATGGCAACGAAGATGAAATCAGAAATTTAATTAAACAAATTTGGGAAGGAATTAATTGGGATTTTTATAGAAACGGTTCAACTGGTTTATACTGGAATTGGTCTCCGACTTATCAGTTTAATATTCCGGAAGGAGGATCTTTCCGTTTTCATGGTTGGAGCGAAACTATGATCACTTATTTTCTTGCGGTTGCTTCACCAACTCATCCAATCTTGAAAGACTTTTATAAAAGTGGATGGGGAACAGATGGAGGTATTAAGTATACTGGTCAACCTAAATACGGTTATCTACTTCAAGTCGGAACAAATTATGGCGGTCCACTTTTCTGGACTCACTATTCATATCTTGGTTTTGATCCTCGGGGTAGACGAGATCTCTATGCAAATTATTTTGTGAATAATTTCAATCAGACAATGATTAACCGTTCTTACTGCATCGAAAATCCGGGACACTTTGCAGGTTATAATGAAAATTGCTGGGGATTAACTGCCAGTAATAGCATTCCGGGTGTGGGTTATTTGGCACATGAACCCGGTTCAAACGATAATGGAACGATTGCACCAACTGCTGCAATAAGTTCGATGCCGTATTTTCTTTATGAAAAAGAAAATTTGGCTCTGAATGCAATTAAACATTTTTACAGAGTTTATGGTAACACACTTTGGGGAGATTTTGGTTTTAAGGATGCGTTCAATGTCAGCAAGTTATGGTTTGACACAGATTATCTTGCAATAGATCAGGGACCAATAATCTGTATGATAGAAAATTACCGCTCTCAGTTATTGTGGAAACTCTTTATGGCTGATGAAGATGTGAAAGCAGTAATTTCAAAAAATGATCCATTCTTTCCTTCAGTTGATCCTTCTGATGTGGGAGATAAAAAAAAAATACCAACTGAATTCAAGCTCGAAGGAAATTTTCCAAACCCATTTAATCCAACGACTATTATCCGCTATCAGTTATCTTCTCTCAGTTATATACAGTTGAAGGTGTATGATACTCTTGGAAGAGAAGTTGCAACACTAGTAAATGAAGAGCAACTAGCCGGTGAACACAACATTACATTTGATACTGCAAAAATATCCAGAGTAAACCAGTTAACATCTGGGATTTATTTTTATAGAATACGAGCCGGTAAATATTCAGCAACAGGGAAAATGGTTCTGCAAAAATGA